The Dioscorea cayenensis subsp. rotundata cultivar TDr96_F1 unplaced genomic scaffold, TDr96_F1_v2_PseudoChromosome.rev07_lg8_w22 25.fasta BLBR01001110.1, whole genome shotgun sequence genome includes a region encoding these proteins:
- the LOC120255621 gene encoding uncharacterized protein LOC120255621 isoform X1 yields MPGVLPWSTPSCLRPLTDRSAGNICNSPLFAEIAALTFALKECLKMKWKPMQIYTDCLNILKLISNPQGPTAWRLIDEACLLLRLLNSLQNPRIDLIDHEDNLIADHIANPAR; encoded by the exons ATGCCTGGAGTCTTGCCTTGGAGTACACCAAGTTGCCTAAGGCCCCTCACAGACA GATCCGCTGGCAATATCTGTAATTCTCCACTCTTTGCTGAAATTGCAGCCTTAACCTTTGCTTTGAAGGAGTGTCTGAAGATGAAGTGGAAGCCTATGCAAATCTACACtgactgtttaaacatcttgaAGCTCATTAGCAATCCTCAAGGCCCGACTGCTTGGAGACTGATTGATGAAGCCTGCCTTCTTCTCAGATTGCTTAATAGCCTGCAAAATCCCAGAATTGATTTAATTGACCACGAGGATAACCTTATTGCGGATCATATCGCCAACCCTGCTAGATGA
- the LOC120255621 gene encoding uncharacterized protein LOC120255621 isoform X2: MPLGSAGNICNSPLFAEIAALTFALKECLKMKWKPMQIYTDCLNILKLISNPQGPTAWRLIDEACLLLRLLNSLQNPRIDLIDHEDNLIADHIANPAR, encoded by the exons ATGCCTCTTG GATCCGCTGGCAATATCTGTAATTCTCCACTCTTTGCTGAAATTGCAGCCTTAACCTTTGCTTTGAAGGAGTGTCTGAAGATGAAGTGGAAGCCTATGCAAATCTACACtgactgtttaaacatcttgaAGCTCATTAGCAATCCTCAAGGCCCGACTGCTTGGAGACTGATTGATGAAGCCTGCCTTCTTCTCAGATTGCTTAATAGCCTGCAAAATCCCAGAATTGATTTAATTGACCACGAGGATAACCTTATTGCGGATCATATCGCCAACCCTGCTAGATGA